A window of the bacterium genome harbors these coding sequences:
- a CDS encoding GPI anchored serine-threonine rich family protein, translating to MKTVIFFLSIIFFSLLAVVGCRDIFGDRTEPESIVQPPQEGSNLVVTEPVHGKIWNPGDTIQIKWIAPTIKKIDLELYRKSEYKFLIAGEVSNYGNYSWIIPIDLPLSNHYLIKVSNHNNADVYKFSGRFGVQ from the coding sequence ATATTTTTTTTGAGTATAATATTCTTTTCTTTATTAGCCGTAGTAGGTTGCAGGGATATTTTTGGAGACAGGACAGAACCAGAATCTATAGTTCAACCGCCGCAGGAAGGTTCTAATTTAGTAGTAACTGAGCCGGTTCATGGAAAAATTTGGAATCCTGGAGATACAATCCAAATAAAATGGATTGCACCAACTATTAAAAAAATTGATTTGGAACTCTATAGAAAAAGTGAATATAAATTTCTAATTGCGGGGGAAGTTTCTAATTATGGTAATTACTCCTGGATTATACCAATAGACCTTCCTCTATCAAATCATTACCTGATCAAAGTTAGCAATCATAATAACGCAGATGTTTATAAATTCAGTGGAAGATTTGGTGTGCAATAA